From a single Saccharomyces kudriavzevii IFO 1802 strain IFO1802 genome assembly, chromosome: 15 genomic region:
- the PAP2 gene encoding non-canonical poly(A) polymerase PAP2 (similar to Saccharomyces cerevisiae TRF5 (YNL299W) and PAP2 (YOL115W); ancestral locus Anc_3.58) → MGAKSIVASSSSKKSKKQHNGKMKKNKKIKKVRKSKKDTSTSDENEAGNLPKLNDQEINKNPDDHVTSDGILVLEKKSDDDEGFDDYDGHFDNPTDVPSTTEENKTPLLTVHGSERDLANNDDFISLSASSEDEDAKKEEEERQKKEAELLRIRQKEILNTDYPWILNHDHSRQKEISDWLTFEIKDFVAYISPSREEIEIRNQTISTIREALKQLWPDADLHVFGSYSTDLYLPGSDIDCVVNSELGGKESRNNLYSLASHLKKNNLATEIEVVAKARVPIIKFVEPHSRIHIDVSFERTNGLEAAKLIREWLNDTPGLRELVLIVKQFLHARRLNNVHTGGLGGFSIICLVFSFLHMHPRIITKEIDSKDNLGVLLIEFFELYGKNFGYDDVALGSSDGYPIYFPKSSWSAIQPIKNPFSLAIQDPGDESNNISRGSFNIRDIKKAFAGAFDLLTNRCFELHSATFKDRLGKSILGNVIKYRGKARDFKDERGLVLNKAIIENENYHKKRSRIIHDEEFTEDTATSTATTTEDDYEIIEPPTKRARTETVKPQPKSEPSEKKSEESHITISSDDDDDDDEDEDGYNPYSL, encoded by the coding sequence aaaaaaatcaagaaggtGCGGAAGTCGAAGAAGGATACATCGACGAGCGACGAGAACGAAGCAGGAAATCTGCCCAAGCTGAACGACCAAGAAATTAATAAAAATCCCGACGACCATGTCACTTCTGATGGCATTCTCGtattagaaaagaaatcggatgatgatgaaggaTTTGATGACTATGATGGCCATTTTGATAATCCTACCGACGTTCCCTCAAccactgaagaaaataagacaCCTTTATTGACGGTACATGGTAGTGAAAGAGATCTAGcgaataatgatgatttcatttctctttcaGCTAGTTCTGAAGATGAGGACgctaaaaaagaagaagaggaaaggcagaaaaaagaagcagAACTTCTGAGAATAAGGCAAAAGGAAATTCTTAATACCGATTATCCATGGATCTTGAACCATGATCATTCCAggcaaaaggaaatttcCGATTGGTTAACCTTTGAAATCAAGGATTTTGTTGCATATATTTCACCAAGTCGTGAAGAGATTGAAATTCGTAACCAAACTATAAGTACGATTAGGGAAGCACTGAAACAACTATGGCCAGATGCTGATTTGCATGTATTTGGGTCCTACTCAACCGATTTGTATTTGCCTGGTTCCGATATCGATTGTGTGGTAAATAGCGAACTTGGTGGTAAAGAAAGTAGAAATAACTTGTATTCCTTGGCAAGTcacttgaagaaaaataatctAGCAACAGAGATTGAGGTAGTTGCTAAGGCTCGTGTGCCGATTATCAAGTTTGTCGAGCCACATTCAAGAATACACATAGATGTTTCctttgaaagaacaaaTGGTCTAGAGGCTGCAAAGTTGATCAGAGAATGGTTAAACGATACTCCTGGCCTTCGAGAATTGGTTCTTATTGTGAAGCAATTTTTACATGCAAGAAGACTAAATAATGTGCATACCGGTGGTTTGGGGGGATTTAGTATTATTTGCcttgttttttccttcttgcATATGCATCCACGTATAATAACCAAGGAAATTGATTCAAAGGACAATTTGGGTGTACTTCTGATAGAGTTTTTCGAACTTTAcggaaaaaattttggttaCGACGATGTTGCATTAGGATCATCGGATGGCTACCCGATATACTTTCCAAAATCTTCATGGAGTGCTATTCAACCTATCAAGAATCCATTTTCCTTGGCCATCCAAGATCCAGGCGACGAATCAAATAACATTAGTCGAGGATCTTTTAATATTCGAGACATCAAAAAGGCATTTGCCGGTGCTTTTGATCTATTAACAAATAGATGTTTTGAATTGCATTCAGCAACCTTTAAGGATCGATTAGGGAAAAGTATCTTAGGTAATGTAATCAAGTACCGTGGTAAGGCAAGAGATTTTAAGGATGAAAGGGGTTTGGTACTTAATAAGGCcatcattgaaaatgaaaactatCATAAAAAACGTAGCAGAATAATTCacgatgaagaattcaCCGAAGATACAGCAACTTCTACAGCCACTACTACAGAAGATGATTATGAAATAATAGAACCACCCACCAAGAGGGCCAGGACAGAAACTGTTAAACCCCAACCCAAAAGTGAGCCgtcagaaaagaaaagcgaGGAATCTCATATCACCATATCAAGc